The following proteins are co-located in the Nitrospiria bacterium genome:
- a CDS encoding thiamine pyrophosphate-dependent enzyme, with amino-acid sequence MSKEKIQICPEFYDIMPPEYRDLVEQSTYGNEDRGWKDIGNSKELIEAHSLCAGCPESMAFRYILASLPNPEDTVMVGSTGCTSLVFPMVAVHNIHSLFGNQNAIASGLKRALTVRFPDRIKDVVVLAGDGATVDIGLDMTLQAWFRQEKFTTICFDNELYANTGGQESGLMRKGFVAKMAPTGKKFDKVRLPEIARESGCCYVVNLTVSKPSLVEKVIKNAVLLAREVGPTYIQMYTPCILEIGKNSMEGLQEMRDSEKPGERFNYKEYITDEAKQYLADIEAKKKTAAITAAQPAA; translated from the coding sequence ATGAGCAAAGAAAAGATTCAGATTTGTCCGGAGTTCTATGACATCATGCCGCCGGAGTATCGCGATCTGGTCGAGCAGTCGACCTACGGGAATGAAGACCGCGGGTGGAAGGACATCGGGAACAGCAAGGAGTTGATCGAGGCACATTCGCTTTGCGCCGGCTGCCCCGAATCCATGGCCTTCCGATACATCCTCGCCTCGCTTCCCAATCCGGAAGACACGGTGATGGTCGGTTCGACCGGCTGCACCAGCCTCGTCTTTCCCATGGTGGCGGTGCATAACATCCATTCGTTGTTCGGCAACCAGAATGCGATCGCCAGTGGGCTTAAGCGGGCCCTGACCGTCCGATTCCCGGACAGGATCAAGGACGTGGTGGTGCTGGCCGGCGACGGGGCGACCGTGGACATCGGCCTCGACATGACGCTGCAGGCCTGGTTCCGACAGGAGAAATTCACGACGATCTGTTTTGACAACGAGCTCTATGCCAACACGGGCGGACAGGAATCCGGTCTGATGCGAAAGGGTTTCGTGGCCAAAATGGCTCCGACGGGCAAGAAGTTCGACAAGGTTCGGTTGCCCGAGATCGCACGGGAATCGGGCTGTTGTTACGTCGTCAACCTGACAGTCAGCAAGCCTTCCTTGGTCGAGAAGGTGATCAAGAATGCGGTGCTGCTGGCCCGCGAAGTGGGGCCGACGTATATTCAGATGTATACGCCCTGCATTCTCGAGATTGGCAAGAACAGCATGGAAGGTCTACAAGAGATGCGCGACTCCGAGAAACCGGGCGAACGCTTCAACTACAAAGAGTACATCACCGATGAGGCCAAACAGTACCTGGCCGACATCGAGGCGAAGAAAAAGACCGCAGCCATCACGGCGGCCCAGCCGGCCGCATAA
- a CDS encoding carbon monoxide dehydrogenase beta subunit family protein: protein MESDKYKVMAGPEAYFTPGAARMGIVLPEPGEGHIEGEIVSEEAALEFAARKLIEAKNPTIHPGPLVLWNWNEKAAKKAKAIKVLADVIPARIIPMADYRPKYPKINPEVEINPNHPNLTIWHNKEDVCIFVGVHCHMANLSLKIIRGGTSCFTIALCAQAGHEDANLTIRDTSPEKILRLAEWVSKLKGTPWVRPAESTTGNGDERHRDNAFAKLSDGGG from the coding sequence ATGGAGTCGGATAAATATAAAGTGATGGCGGGCCCCGAGGCCTATTTTACTCCCGGCGCCGCCCGGATGGGAATCGTTCTTCCGGAGCCCGGGGAGGGCCACATCGAGGGCGAGATCGTCTCGGAGGAGGCGGCGCTCGAATTTGCGGCCCGGAAGTTGATCGAGGCGAAGAATCCCACCATTCATCCGGGACCGCTGGTGCTCTGGAACTGGAACGAGAAAGCCGCCAAAAAGGCGAAGGCCATTAAGGTCCTGGCCGATGTTATACCGGCCCGGATCATCCCGATGGCCGACTATCGGCCCAAGTATCCCAAGATCAATCCCGAGGTGGAGATCAACCCCAATCACCCCAACCTGACAATTTGGCACAACAAGGAAGACGTCTGCATCTTTGTCGGCGTTCACTGTCACATGGCCAATCTTTCTCTGAAGATTATCCGGGGCGGGACGAGTTGTTTTACGATTGCGCTTTGCGCCCAAGCCGGTCATGAGGACGCCAATCTCACGATCCGGGATACTTCGCCCGAAAAGATCCTTCGATTGGCCGAGTGGGTCAGCAAACTCAAAGGGACCCCCTGGGTCCGACCCGCCGAGTCGACGACCGGGAACGGGGACGAACGACACCGGGACAACGCATTTGCAAAATTATCCGATGGAGGAGGCTAA
- a CDS encoding roadblock/LC7 domain-containing protein: protein MPDPGLIMYEEEFKQIDAELRRLHQQANAKVTFLVDKNGQLISAIGETDNLDTTSLASLTAGNIAATGGMAKLLGEKDFSILFHEGERDNIHISLVGRVILVVIFDQRSSLGLVRLRVKKSVEVLGQILQKILQKVDQAKAPAGAAGGPSKEDSKSPFAEITEDDIEKLFG, encoded by the coding sequence ATGCCCGATCCTGGATTGATCATGTACGAAGAGGAGTTCAAGCAGATCGACGCGGAACTCCGTCGGCTTCATCAACAGGCCAATGCCAAGGTCACCTTTCTGGTCGACAAGAACGGTCAGTTGATTTCGGCGATCGGCGAAACGGATAACCTGGACACAACCTCTTTGGCCTCTTTGACGGCGGGCAATATCGCCGCGACCGGCGGGATGGCCAAGCTGCTGGGCGAGAAGGATTTCTCGATCTTGTTTCACGAGGGGGAGCGGGACAATATTCATATTTCGCTGGTCGGCCGGGTGATTCTCGTGGTGATCTTCGACCAACGGTCTTCGCTGGGGCTGGTGCGTCTTCGGGTCAAAAAAAGCGTGGAGGTCCTGGGCCAAATCCTGCAAAAGATCCTGCAAAAAGTGGATCAGGCCAAGGCCCCGGCCGGAGCGGCCGGCGGGCCGTCCAAGGAAGATTCGAAGTCTCCCTTTGCCGAGATTACGGAAGATGATATTGAAAAGTTGTTCGGCTGA
- a CDS encoding transketolase C-terminal domain-containing protein, which produces MANELSEAQKSLIGKQNKKGQTYTDPNDLFFKAPRTAAFYTGSEVIKEAIRRASVDVMVAYPITPQSEAAALIGELYAEGYVADYMRGESEFAVMSQCAGAAFGGARVFTTTAGPGTMRAFENFPMWVGARLPIQMIVTCRGINSPLSIQPDTLEMYFLLGTGMLVWHAETAQDFFDWMLMGYIVSEQPDVHLPLALCCDGFFVTHTKDTVMLTPPEMCLPPYDPYRSPVVCMDMECPPVRMMRDPFIMKSNYISYMTHASWQEETRSACERSRKHTIPLIGGLIETENTDAEILIVASGTAVSQGREAIRLLEDQGIRVGLVKVKSLRPFPFEELRQATKNAKHIFVPEFNVIGWLAQELKAALPNNHRIIAGPHVAGGMTMPAEVIAEEIQKTLGRHVATLAGRGS; this is translated from the coding sequence ATGGCAAACGAACTTTCCGAAGCCCAGAAAAGCCTGATCGGCAAACAAAACAAAAAGGGCCAGACCTACACCGACCCTAACGATCTCTTTTTCAAGGCCCCTCGTACCGCAGCTTTTTATACCGGTAGCGAGGTGATCAAGGAGGCCATCCGCCGGGCCAGCGTCGATGTGATGGTGGCCTATCCCATCACGCCCCAGAGCGAAGCGGCTGCCTTGATCGGAGAGCTGTACGCGGAAGGATATGTGGCCGATTATATGCGTGGCGAAAGCGAATTTGCCGTGATGAGCCAGTGCGCCGGTGCGGCATTCGGCGGGGCCAGGGTTTTTACAACGACGGCAGGACCGGGCACGATGCGGGCCTTCGAGAATTTCCCCATGTGGGTGGGGGCGCGATTGCCGATCCAGATGATTGTGACCTGTCGGGGCATCAATTCGCCCCTGAGCATCCAGCCGGACACATTGGAGATGTACTTTCTGTTAGGAACAGGGATGCTGGTGTGGCATGCAGAGACGGCCCAGGACTTTTTTGATTGGATGTTGATGGGCTACATCGTTTCCGAACAACCCGACGTTCATCTTCCCCTCGCGCTTTGCTGCGACGGGTTTTTCGTGACCCATACCAAGGACACGGTGATGCTAACGCCGCCGGAAATGTGCCTTCCCCCCTATGATCCCTATCGTTCGCCGGTCGTCTGCATGGATATGGAATGCCCGCCTGTTCGCATGATGCGTGATCCTTTTATTATGAAGTCCAATTACATCAGCTACATGACTCATGCCTCCTGGCAGGAAGAAACCCGGTCGGCCTGTGAGCGATCTCGAAAACATACGATCCCATTGATCGGGGGTTTGATAGAGACCGAGAACACAGATGCTGAGATATTGATCGTAGCATCCGGGACGGCCGTGTCCCAGGGTCGGGAAGCGATTCGTCTGCTGGAAGATCAGGGTATTCGGGTTGGCTTGGTAAAGGTGAAAAGCCTGAGACCTTTCCCGTTTGAAGAATTGCGTCAGGCCACAAAGAATGCCAAGCATATTTTCGTGCCTGAGTTCAATGTCATCGGGTGGCTGGCTCAGGAGTTGAAGGCCGCCCTTCCAAATAACCATCGAATTATCGCCGGGCCCCATGTGGCGGGTGGAATGACGATGCCGGCGGAAGTCATCGCGGAAGAGATCCAGAAAACCTTGGGTCGGCACGTGGCGACACTGGCAGGACGGGGCAGCTGA
- a CDS encoding pyruvate ferredoxin oxidoreductase, whose protein sequence is MYCPEADCIKLDTRKMKAFVVIERCKGCELCVVVCDAAKHNAIIMAPVDGATGEIMLDKHKAEAAALGQAYQG, encoded by the coding sequence ATGTACTGCCCGGAGGCTGACTGCATCAAGCTCGATACGCGGAAGATGAAGGCTTTTGTGGTCATTGAGCGCTGCAAAGGATGCGAACTCTGCGTTGTGGTTTGTGACGCCGCCAAGCACAACGCGATCATCATGGCTCCGGTCGATGGGGCCACCGGCGAGATTATGCTGGACAAGCACAAGGCGGAAGCGGCCGCGCTCGGCCAAGCCTATCAAGGGTGA
- the recR gene encoding recombination mediator RecR — MKVMSQNPLDRLIEELRKLPGIGRKTAQRLAFFLLKMPAEEAHGLAQAVLDVKERLRFCRWCNNISEAEVCRFCTDSLRDRTRILVVEEASTLFAIERTGEYKGLYHVLVGSLSPLDGRGPAEIKAQSLLDRLKLGETKEVIIATNPTIEGEATAIYLTRLIKPTGVKVTRIAYGIPVGVDLEYADEVTLIKSLEGRRELA; from the coding sequence ATGAAAGTAATGTCTCAAAACCCACTCGACCGACTCATTGAAGAACTCCGGAAACTCCCGGGCATCGGTCGAAAGACGGCCCAGCGCCTGGCCTTTTTTCTTCTAAAGATGCCCGCCGAGGAGGCCCATGGGTTGGCTCAGGCGGTCTTGGATGTCAAGGAACGCCTTCGGTTCTGCCGGTGGTGCAATAACATCTCCGAAGCGGAGGTCTGCCGCTTCTGCACCGATTCCTTGCGGGATCGGACCCGGATTCTGGTGGTCGAAGAGGCGAGCACGCTGTTCGCCATCGAACGCACGGGTGAGTACAAGGGGTTATACCATGTCCTGGTCGGAAGTCTTTCGCCCCTGGACGGCCGAGGACCCGCCGAAATTAAAGCCCAATCTCTACTCGACCGGTTGAAGTTGGGCGAGACCAAAGAAGTCATTATCGCCACCAATCCGACCATCGAAGGGGAGGCGACTGCGATCTACCTAACCCGCCTCATAAAACCCACCGGGGTGAAGGTGACGCGTATTGCCTACGGGATTCCGGTCGGTGTGGATTTAGAATACGCCGATGAAGTCACCCTCATTAAATCCCTCGAAGGCCGCCGCGAACTGGCATAA
- a CDS encoding YbaB/EbfC family nucleoid-associated protein, which translates to MTKFGDMMRQAQALQEKLARLQEEAGQKTVEATAGGGMVTVVANGRQEIVSIKIDPEVVNPQEVEMLQDLVLAAVNEARRKAQELMAEQMKTLTGGIQIPGLFP; encoded by the coding sequence ATGACTAAATTCGGGGACATGATGAGACAGGCTCAGGCCCTTCAGGAAAAACTGGCCCGGCTTCAGGAGGAAGCCGGTCAAAAGACGGTTGAAGCCACCGCGGGCGGAGGGATGGTGACCGTGGTCGCAAACGGAAGGCAGGAGATCGTATCGATCAAGATTGATCCGGAGGTGGTCAATCCGCAGGAGGTCGAAATGCTTCAGGACCTTGTTCTCGCGGCCGTCAATGAGGCGCGGCGCAAGGCACAGGAACTCATGGCCGAGCAGATGAAAACCCTGACGGGTGGAATCCAGATACCGGGCCTGTTCCCGTAA
- a CDS encoding 2-oxoacid:acceptor oxidoreductase family protein, with amino-acid sequence MLKKRTNIRMSGLGGQGVVTSAHVMAMAANKDGKFSISNPFFGAEKRMAPAESYCRIGSERIYDRGELVYPDIIMVFHPQVITLQKSYTAPFYSGIKKNGLLIINSNSDLLNDEDKEHLRGLNVSVYTFDGTAMALEIAGTELSTNMAMIGAVTGISKVVTMEAVDQAIQDRFGKKYVASGGTATLDEAIKKKFAKKEQLLAKNMATIKKSYDVASAWAESQKLVMAV; translated from the coding sequence ATGTTGAAGAAGCGCACTAACATTCGAATGTCCGGACTGGGCGGGCAGGGAGTAGTAACCTCGGCCCACGTGATGGCGATGGCCGCAAACAAGGACGGGAAATTTTCGATCTCCAATCCCTTTTTCGGAGCCGAAAAACGGATGGCCCCGGCCGAGAGTTACTGCCGGATCGGCTCCGAGCGGATTTATGATCGGGGAGAGTTGGTCTATCCGGATATTATCATGGTATTCCACCCCCAGGTGATTACCCTCCAGAAGAGTTACACCGCTCCGTTCTACTCGGGCATTAAGAAGAACGGATTGCTGATAATAAATTCCAATTCGGACCTGCTGAACGATGAGGACAAAGAGCATCTGAGAGGATTGAACGTGTCTGTCTACACGTTTGACGGCACGGCAATGGCGCTGGAGATCGCCGGGACCGAGCTCTCCACGAATATGGCCATGATCGGTGCGGTCACCGGCATTTCCAAAGTGGTGACGATGGAGGCGGTGGACCAGGCGATTCAGGACCGGTTCGGCAAGAAGTACGTGGCCTCCGGGGGAACGGCCACGCTGGATGAGGCGATCAAAAAGAAGTTTGCCAAGAAAGAGCAGTTGTTGGCGAAAAACATGGCCACGATCAAGAAATCGTATGATGTGGCCTCCGCCTGGGCCGAGAGCCAGAAATTGGTCATGGCCGTCTAA